In the genome of Drosophila pseudoobscura strain MV-25-SWS-2005 chromosome 3, UCI_Dpse_MV25, whole genome shotgun sequence, one region contains:
- the LOC6898585 gene encoding uncharacterized protein, which translates to MRLSVALLVGALLIWSVCCEPKVIYKTTNLECFTIPMLTANASCILKAINWNMAVAQMDVYFLQPVNNMTVRIKVFKRDYSNKYHPFLVDVLVNLCDIIDRRNHSPYGKYMWNLFKRYTNFNHSCPFVGHMFARDLFIDESVVPIKLPLGYYQVSLTSFENYRDKPPLCLGTIKFYAQSMIPVTSKRNRTMPMNRTNIQDTLQTAIIPVQIGN; encoded by the exons ATGCGTTTGTCAGTGGCTTTACTTGTTGGCGCCTTGCTGATCTGGAGCGTG TGCTGCGAACCTAAGGTAATATATAAGACGACGAATTTAGAATGCTTCACCATTCCAATGCTCACTGCTAATGCCTCGTGCATCCTGAAGGCCATAAACTGGAATATGGCCGTGGCCCAGATGGATGTGTATTTTCTGCAGCCTGTGAACAATATGACG GTTCGTATAAAAGTCTTTAAACGAGACTACAGCAATAAGTATCATCCTTTTCTGGTGGATGTTTTGGTTAATCTATGCGACATTATTGACCGAAGAAATCATAGTCCTTATGGAAAGTACATGTGGAATCTGTTCAAACGTTATACCAACTTTAATCACTCATGCCCATTTGTG GGCCACATGTTTGCACGTGATTTATTCATAGATGAGAGCGTTGTGCCTATTAAGCTACCGTTGGGCTACTACCAAGTTTCATTGACTTCGTTTGAAAACTACAGAGACAAGCCACCCCTATGTCTGGGTACGATCAAGTTCTATGCCCAGTCCATGATTCCAGTGACGTCGAAACGAAATAGAACCATGCCAATGAACAGAACCAATATCCAGGATACGCTGCAAACCGCCATTATACCCGTACAAATTGGGAATTAA
- the LOC26532754 gene encoding uncharacterized protein, with protein sequence MMIVLLCLLVVFPKGCIPELVLKTTKIECKTNPKFVENVTCYLKAVTWEKSLVQMDCHLKEPLRNPTVHIKLYKKDYNNQYKPFLANVAFNLCDLIAGKAFLPYGLLMWKTLNKFTNANHSCPFVGHLFARDMVFETSNLPSSIPMGAYWISSTFSETYSEGSKASYGTVNWYWEIMRNKRKPKTIKGKRTTLTVVMV encoded by the exons ATGATGATCGTTCTTCTCTGTTTGCTGGTGGTTTTCCCAAAG GGATGTATACCCGAATTGGTactgaaaacaacaaaaattgaatgcaaaacAAATCCGAAGTTCGTTGAAAATGTCACATGTTACCTCAAGGCGGTAACTTGGGAGAAGTCGCTTGTTCAAATGGACTGTCATCTTAAAGAACCCTTAAGGAATCCAACC GTGCATATTAAGCTATATAAAAAGGACTATAACAACCAGTATAAACCATTTCTGGCGAATGTTGCGTTTAACTTGTGCGACTTGATAGCTGGGAAGGCTTTCCTACCCTACGGCCTATTGATGTGGAAAACATTGAACAAGTTCACGAATGCCAACCACTCTTGTCCTTTTGTT GGTCATCTCTTCGCGCGGGACATGGTTTTCGAAACCAGCAATTTACCGTCATCCATTCCAATGGGTGCATACTGGATATCCTCGACATTTTCCGAAACCTATTCGGAAGGGAGCAAAGCGAGCTATGGCACTGTTAATTGGTATTGGGAGATCATGCGAAACAAGaggaaaccaaaaacaattaaGGGTAAAAGAACTACATTGACCGTCGTGATggtttga
- the AGBE gene encoding 1,4-alpha-glucan-branching enzyme: protein MGDAMKVKVKDIETLFSTDGYLRPFEREIRRRHGVLQEWLDKINQGDGGMDQFTQGYKYYGLHFQPDNSVIAREWAPGAKNVYLAGDFNNWHWESHPFKKLEFGKWELHLPPNADGSPQIKHLSEIKIIIRNHSDHLLDRLSPWAKYVVQPPKEANQGVNYKQYVWQPPESERYQRQHSRPARPKSLRIYECHVGIASQEPRVGTYDEFADRIVPRIKRQGYNCIQVMAIMEHAYYASFGYQVTSFYAASSRCGNPEQLKRMIDVAHSHGLYVLLDVVHSHASKNVQDGLNQFDGTNSCFFHDGARGEHSLWDSRLFNYVEYEVLRFLLSNLRWWHDEYNFDGYRFDGVTSMLYHSRGIGEGFSGDYNEYFGLNVDTDALNYLGLANHMLHTLDPEVITIAEDVSGMPTLCRPVSEGGIGFDYRLGMAIPDKWIELLKEQSDDQWSMGDVVHTLTNRRWMENTVAYAESHDQALVGDKTIAFWLMDKEMYTHMSTQSDSSLIIDRGLALHKMIRLITHALGGEAYLNFMGNEFGHPEWLDFPRVGNNDSYHYARRQWNLVDDNMLKYKYLNEFDRAMNEAEQRYGWLHSGPAYVSWKHEGDKIIAFERAGLVFVFNFHIHQSFTGYRVGTNWAGTYQAVLSSDDPRFGGHNRIDGNVKHRSDPEGYAGRSNFIEVYSPSRTAVVYARVSD, encoded by the exons ATGGGCGACGCCATGAAAGTTAAGGTTAAGGACATCGAGACACTATTCTCAACGGATGGCTACTTGAGGCCTTTCGAGCGTGAGATCCGACGACG ACATGGCGTACTCCAGGAGTGGCTGGACAAGATCAACCAAGGCGATGGCGGAATGGACCAGTTCACGCAGGGATACAAATACTACGGCCTGCACTTTCAGCCGGACAACTCGGTGATTGCCCGGGAGTGGGCACCGGGGGCCAAGAATGTCTATCTGGCAGGCGACTTCA ATAACTGGCACTGGGAGTCGCATCCCTTCAAGAAACTTGAGTTTGGCAAGTGGGAGCTGCATCTGCCCCCCAATGCGGATGGCAGTCCACAGATCAAGCACCTGAGCGAGATTAAGATCATCATTCGGAACCATTCTGATCACTTGCTGGATCGCCTGTCGCCCTGGGCCAAGTATGTGGTGCAGCCACCAAAGGAGGCCAACCAAGGGGTTAACTACAAGCAGTacgtgtggcagccaccagAATCGGAGCGCTACCAGCGCCAGCATTCCCGTCCAGCCAGGCCCAAGTCCTTAAGGATTTACGAGTGCCATGTGGGCATTGCCTCGCAGGAGCCGCGCGTGGGCACCTACGACGAGTTCGCCGATCGCATTGTGCCCCGCATCAAGCGGCAGGGGTACAACTGCATCCAGGTGATGGCCATCATGGAGCACGCCTACTATGCCAGCTTTGGCTACCAGGTGACCAGCTTCTATGCCGCCTCCAGCCGCTGCGGCAACCCAGAACAGTTGAAGCGAATGATTGATGTTGCCCATTCCCACGGGCTGTATGTCCTGTTGGATGTCGTCCACTCGCATGCCTCGAAGAATGTACAGGATGGCTTGAACCAGTTTGACGGCACCAATAGCTGCTTCTTCCACGACGGAGCCCGCGGCGAGCACTCTCTGTGGGACAGTCGTCTGTTCAACTATGTGGAGTACGAGGTGCTGCGCTTCTTGCTGTCCAACCTGCGCTGGTGGCACGACGAGTACAACTTTGATGGCTACCGTTTCGATGGCGTCACCTCAATGCTGTACCACTCGCGAGGCATTGGCGAGGGCTTCAGCGGCGATTACAATGAGTACTTTGGCCTGAATGTCGACACGGATGCTCTCAACTATCTGGGGCTGGCCAATCATATGCTGCACACGCTGGACCCCGAAGTCATCACCATTGCGGAG GATGTCTCGGGAATGCCGACTCTGTGCCGTCCCGTCTCGGAGGGCGGCATTGGCTTCGATTATCGCCTGGGCATGGCTATACCGGACAAGTGGATTGAGCTGCTCAAGGAGCAGAGCGACGACCAATGGAGCATGGGGGACGTGGTCCACACCCTAACCAATCGCCGCTGGATGGAAAATACGGTGGCGTACGCAGAGTCGCACGATCAGGCCCTGGTCGGGGACAAGACCATTGCCTTCTGGCTTATGGACAAGGAAATGTACACGCACATGTCGACGCAGTCGGACTCCAGCTTGATTATCGATCGTGGCCTGGCACTGCACAAGATGATACGCCTGATCACACATGCCCTCGGCGGAGAGGCCTATCTGAACTTCATGGGCAATGAGTTTGGACATCCCGAGTGGCTGGACTTCCCCCGCGTGGGCAACAACGACTCGTACCACTATGCCCGTCGGCAGTGGAACCTGGTGGACGACAACATGCTGAAGTACAAATACCTCAATGAGTTCGATCGGGCCATGAACGAGGCTGAGCAGCGCTACGGTTGGCTGCATTCCGGACCCGCCTACGTCAGCTGGAAGCACGAGGGCGACAAGATCATCGCCTTTGAGCGTGCCGGACTGGTCTTCGTCTTTAACTTCCATATACACCAGAGCTTTACTGGCTACCGCGTGGGCACCAACTGGGCGGGCACCTATCAGGCGGTGCTCTCCTCAGACGATCCTAGGTTTGGCGGCCACAACCGCATCGATGGCAATGTTAAGCATCGCTCCGACCCGGAGGGATACGCTGGTCGTTCCAACTTCATTGAGGTCTACAGCCCATCACGTACGGCCGTAGTCTATGCCCGCGTCAGCGATTAA